The region CAATCCCAATGTTCGTGAACCTGTCAACCGCATCCTTTCTGGTATTGATAATGTGATTTTGATTGAGCCGCAGGACTATTTACCATTTGTGTACTTAATGCAGCGTGCCTACTTAATTTTGACCGATTCCGGCGGCATACAAGAAGAAGCCCCGAGCCTCGGCAAGCCTGTATTGGTGATGCGAGCAACCACCGAACGGCCGGAGGCTGTAGAAGCAGGAACAGTCCGTTTAGTGGGCAACAGAAAAGACGAAATTATAAGAAACGTTTATTTATTGCTAGATAGCTCCGACGAATATTCTCGCATGAGTCGAGCACACAACCCCTATG is a window of Gammaproteobacteria bacterium DNA encoding:
- a CDS encoding UDP-N-acetylglucosamine 2-epimerase (non-hydrolyzing), yielding NPNVREPVNRILSGIDNVILIEPQDYLPFVYLMQRAYLILTDSGGIQEEAPSLGKPVLVMRATTERPEAVEAGTVRLVGNRKDEIIRNVYLLLDSSDEYSRMSRAHNPYGDGSTQRKIIDKLKLGLRFRQKDEFGD